One Rhizobiales bacterium GAS188 DNA window includes the following coding sequences:
- a CDS encoding Acetyltransferase, GNAT family, whose product MTGVPVGPRVGFRDLVPADTDAILDLWVAAWSAAMPQIDFEARREWFRDWLARLRQEGFALRGAVEGKDGLDTDGPVIGFIALSPPLRYLDHIALKPDRWGSGLGAALLAEAKRLSPQGLVLDVNQANHRAVAFYEKQGFRRLRADRNPNSGLATWWYVWGQAEPPPRVVSGE is encoded by the coding sequence ATGACAGGCGTGCCGGTCGGCCCTCGCGTCGGTTTTCGGGACCTCGTGCCTGCCGACACGGACGCCATCCTCGATCTGTGGGTCGCGGCTTGGAGCGCGGCCATGCCTCAGATCGATTTCGAAGCGAGGCGGGAATGGTTTCGCGACTGGCTCGCGCGGTTGCGCCAAGAGGGTTTCGCACTGCGCGGGGCCGTCGAAGGCAAAGATGGTCTCGACACGGATGGCCCCGTCATCGGCTTCATCGCCCTCTCGCCGCCGCTTCGCTATCTCGACCACATCGCGCTAAAGCCCGACCGATGGGGCAGCGGGCTCGGCGCGGCACTGCTGGCGGAAGCCAAGAGGCTGTCGCCGCAAGGGCTCGTCCTCGACGTCAACCAGGCCAATCATCGCGCCGTCGCCTTCTACGAGAAACAGGGCTTTCGCCGCCTGCGCGCCGACCGCAATCCGAACTCTGGCCTCGCCACCTGGTGGTATGTCTGGGGACAAGCGGAGCCGCCGCCCCGAGTAGTGAGTGGCGAGTAG
- a CDS encoding 5'-methylthioribose kinase, which produces MEGSRRTAISESYRRLAEADLPTYLAGIAATHQRLGGEPSAWSVSEVGDGNLNLVFIVKGPAGGVAVKQALPFVRLVGESWPLPLSRAHYEHLALTRQAELAQGLVPDVLHYDAALALTVMELLEPHIILRRGLIAGTRYPRLAQDIASFQASTLFFTSDLALSAAEKKTRIAEFAGNHALCKITEDLVFTDPYQVAEQNHWTQPFLDPIAAEFREDLDLHVAVSRLKSKFLSSAEAMIHGDLHTGSVMVTKDDTRVIDPEFVFYGPMGFDTGAMLANLIMNFLSGPGHEKRAGERASQGEWVLETAEAISDSFRAGFLELWRTQAKGDAYPPTLFAGERGAARLEIERQAYMDRLFTDTVGFAGAKIIRRILGLAHNIDFEWIEDKARRAVCEARALRLGREMLVNAASFGSIRAVTDAARSMTRWTPDFAG; this is translated from the coding sequence ATGGAAGGATCGCGCAGGACGGCAATATCGGAGAGCTATCGCCGCTTGGCGGAGGCCGATCTTCCAACCTACCTCGCCGGCATCGCCGCAACGCACCAGCGTCTCGGCGGCGAGCCGTCAGCATGGAGCGTGAGCGAGGTCGGCGACGGCAATCTCAATCTCGTCTTCATCGTCAAAGGGCCGGCGGGAGGCGTCGCGGTGAAGCAGGCGCTGCCTTTCGTGCGCCTCGTGGGAGAGAGCTGGCCGCTGCCGCTGTCGCGCGCCCATTACGAGCATCTCGCTCTCACACGCCAGGCGGAGCTCGCCCAAGGCCTGGTGCCGGATGTCCTGCATTATGACGCGGCCTTGGCGCTGACCGTGATGGAGCTTCTGGAACCCCATATCATCTTGCGGCGCGGCCTGATCGCCGGCACGCGCTATCCGCGTTTGGCGCAGGACATCGCGAGCTTCCAGGCATCCACGCTGTTCTTCACTTCCGATCTCGCGCTCAGCGCCGCCGAAAAGAAGACACGCATCGCGGAGTTCGCCGGCAACCATGCGCTGTGCAAGATCACTGAGGACCTGGTCTTCACCGATCCCTATCAGGTGGCCGAGCAGAATCACTGGACCCAACCTTTCCTCGATCCGATCGCGGCGGAATTCCGCGAGGATCTCGACCTGCATGTCGCGGTCTCGCGGCTGAAGTCGAAATTCCTGAGCTCCGCCGAGGCGATGATCCATGGCGACCTGCATACCGGCTCGGTCATGGTGACCAAGGACGATACGCGCGTCATCGATCCCGAATTCGTCTTCTACGGACCGATGGGCTTCGACACCGGCGCGATGCTGGCCAATCTCATCATGAACTTCCTCTCCGGCCCGGGTCATGAGAAGCGCGCTGGCGAACGCGCCAGCCAGGGCGAATGGGTGCTCGAAACGGCCGAGGCGATCTCCGACAGCTTCCGCGCCGGCTTCCTCGAGCTGTGGCGCACGCAGGCAAAAGGGGACGCCTATCCGCCGACCTTGTTCGCCGGCGAGCGCGGCGCCGCGCGCCTCGAGATCGAGCGGCAGGCCTATATGGACCGACTGTTCACCGACACGGTCGGCTTTGCGGGTGCCAAGATCATCCGGCGCATTCTCGGCCTTGCCCACAACATCGATTTCGAATGGATCGAGGACAAAGCGCGCCGCGCCGTCTGCGAGGCGCGAGCCCTGCGGCTCGGGCGCGAGATGCTGGTGAACGCTGCGAGCTTCGGCTCCATCCGCGCTGTCACCGACGCGGCCCGCTCGATGACGCGCTGGACACCGGATTTCGCCGGTTGA
- a CDS encoding glutathione S-transferase encodes MPELVLYHASPSRSSIVLWMLEEVGEPYRLHLLDLKRGDSRKPEYLSLNPMGKVPAIRHDGVVISEAAAICCYLADRFPQAGLGMPLDDARRGPYLKWLFFGPSCLEPALVDRMLKREGAAPSASGWGDLDTVTSVLRDAVSRTPFLMGERFTAADVVIGAGLRWGMMTKGVPELPEFVAYAKRLEERPARQRANAKDAELAKQAGA; translated from the coding sequence ATGCCTGAACTCGTTCTCTATCACGCCAGCCCGTCGCGTTCCTCGATTGTGCTGTGGATGCTGGAGGAGGTTGGCGAGCCCTATCGGCTGCACCTCCTCGACCTGAAGCGGGGCGACAGCCGCAAGCCCGAATATCTCAGCCTCAACCCCATGGGCAAGGTGCCGGCGATCCGCCATGACGGCGTCGTCATCAGCGAAGCCGCGGCTATCTGCTGCTATCTCGCCGATCGTTTTCCGCAGGCAGGCCTCGGCATGCCGCTCGATGATGCGAGGCGCGGGCCTTATCTGAAATGGCTGTTCTTCGGGCCGAGCTGTCTCGAGCCTGCACTCGTCGACCGCATGCTGAAGCGCGAGGGCGCGGCGCCCAGCGCTTCCGGTTGGGGAGACCTCGACACGGTGACCTCGGTGCTGCGGGACGCGGTGTCGCGCACGCCCTTCCTGATGGGCGAGCGCTTCACCGCGGCCGACGTGGTCATCGGTGCCGGCCTGCGCTGGGGAATGATGACCAAGGGGGTGCCCGAGCTTCCGGAATTCGTCGCCTATGCGAAGCGGCTCGAGGAGCGCCCGGCGCGGCAGCGCGCCAACGCCAAGGATGCCGAGCTCGCGAAGCAGGCGGGGGCATAA
- a CDS encoding monosaccharide ABC transporter membrane protein, CUT2 family, whose amino-acid sequence MTASLTEEPHRSRPGIGAVLRGQMRNIAPFLTLICLIAFFSFASPSFSTLDNVGNILTQVSVTGIIAVGLTFVILCAEIDLSVAGVANATGIVVAFFTAQESYVNIANLPLPGAVAILLALFACLLLGLVNAFGLTVIGIPSFIMTLAMMQIAAGVSALLVRGQIAYKVPALVTTLGSGAIGGIPWIVIVAAILLLIGHLVLTYTRFGRYVYIVGGNREAAEYSGINVKLILGTVMVISAVCSGIAGMLGVAHFGSAQQNEFDTYLLDAIAAVVVGGTSLFGGRGGIGNTVVGLFVLGVLNNGLDHVNIDSFLKILIRGLILLAALIINVYAQRLRATTDD is encoded by the coding sequence ATGACCGCGTCGCTGACCGAGGAACCGCATCGCAGCCGCCCCGGCATCGGAGCGGTGCTGCGCGGCCAGATGCGCAATATCGCGCCCTTCCTGACCCTGATCTGCCTCATCGCCTTCTTCAGCTTCGCCAGCCCCTCCTTCTCGACGCTCGACAATGTCGGCAACATCCTCACCCAGGTCTCGGTGACGGGGATCATCGCGGTCGGCCTCACCTTCGTGATCCTGTGCGCCGAGATCGACCTTTCGGTCGCCGGCGTCGCCAACGCGACCGGAATCGTCGTCGCCTTTTTCACCGCCCAGGAATCCTATGTGAACATCGCCAACCTGCCCTTGCCCGGGGCCGTGGCGATCCTGCTCGCCCTCTTCGCCTGCCTGCTGCTCGGCCTCGTCAATGCGTTCGGCCTGACCGTGATCGGCATCCCCTCCTTCATCATGACGCTCGCCATGATGCAGATCGCGGCCGGCGTCTCGGCGCTGCTGGTGCGCGGCCAGATCGCCTATAAGGTGCCGGCCCTCGTCACGACCTTGGGATCAGGCGCGATCGGCGGCATTCCCTGGATCGTCATCGTGGCGGCGATCCTGCTCCTCATCGGCCATCTGGTTTTGACCTATACGCGCTTCGGCCGCTACGTCTACATCGTGGGCGGCAACCGCGAGGCAGCCGAATATTCCGGCATCAACGTCAAGCTGATCCTCGGCACCGTGATGGTCATCTCGGCGGTCTGCTCAGGGATTGCCGGCATGCTCGGCGTCGCCCATTTCGGCAGCGCCCAGCAGAACGAGTTCGACACGTATCTGCTCGACGCGATCGCGGCCGTGGTGGTCGGCGGCACCAGCCTGTTCGGCGGGCGCGGCGGCATCGGCAACACCGTCGTCGGATTGTTCGTGCTCGGCGTGCTCAATAACGGCCTCGACCACGTCAACATCGATTCCTTCCTGAAGATCCTGATCCGCGGCCTGATCCTGCTTGCTGCGCTCATCATCAACGTCTATGCCCAGAGGCTGCGAGCGACGACCGACGATTAG
- a CDS encoding monosaccharide ABC transporter ATP-binding protein, CUT2 family yields MAAEGARRLEPVIELVGVSKSFGGVAALREVGFVLRAGEIHGLVGENGAGKSTLMKIIAGVHGDYAGEFRLDGREARFRSTRDALAAGIGMVHQELSIAPDLTVAENVFLGTEPVNGAGLVQWRRMASEARRQLLGLGLDIDPRSRIGDLPIGLQQMVEIARVLFSGARIIILDEPTSALSPPEVERLFAVLRRLRDDGCSIVFISHFLDDILRVSDTVTVFRNGRKIATSLAAETPKSVLIERMIGAGHEEIGESYQGDIRLASGAGDAAIVLETEALSLGRAYRDVSLRLRAGEVLGLYGFMGCGQIELVRTLFGKLAPDRGRLRLAGRDVRLSSTSAARRAGIAFVPESRRSMLFHEEPLYKNTSISALDKISRIFLKPVREREMAQVQIEKLQIRPPRVDALLGSLSGGNQQKVALAKWLSFPPKVLILSEPTRGMDIGAKEDVVRIVRGLRADGLGVIVASTEPETVLSLADRVMVMRKGEIVREFADEVISKDRLLEAA; encoded by the coding sequence ATGGCAGCTGAGGGCGCCCGACGGCTCGAGCCGGTCATCGAGCTGGTGGGCGTCTCGAAATCCTTCGGCGGCGTCGCGGCTCTGCGCGAGGTAGGCTTCGTGCTCAGGGCCGGCGAGATCCACGGTCTCGTCGGCGAGAACGGGGCCGGCAAATCGACGCTGATGAAGATCATCGCCGGGGTGCATGGCGATTACGCGGGCGAGTTCCGTCTCGACGGCCGCGAGGCGCGCTTTCGCTCGACGCGTGACGCGCTCGCAGCCGGCATCGGCATGGTGCATCAGGAATTGAGCATCGCGCCCGATCTCACGGTGGCGGAGAATGTCTTTCTCGGCACGGAGCCGGTGAACGGGGCAGGCCTCGTGCAATGGCGGCGCATGGCGAGCGAAGCGCGCCGTCAGCTCCTGGGGCTCGGCCTCGACATCGACCCGCGCAGCCGCATCGGCGACCTGCCGATCGGCCTGCAGCAGATGGTCGAGATCGCCCGCGTGCTGTTCTCGGGCGCGCGCATCATCATCCTCGACGAGCCGACCTCGGCCTTGTCGCCGCCCGAGGTCGAGCGGCTGTTCGCGGTGCTGCGGCGCCTGCGCGACGACGGCTGCAGCATCGTCTTCATCTCGCATTTCCTCGACGACATCCTGCGTGTCTCCGACACCGTCACGGTGTTCCGCAACGGCCGCAAGATCGCCACCAGCCTGGCCGCCGAGACGCCGAAGAGCGTGCTCATCGAGCGCATGATCGGGGCCGGCCATGAGGAGATCGGCGAGAGCTACCAGGGCGACATCCGGCTAGCCTCGGGCGCCGGCGATGCCGCGATCGTGCTCGAGACCGAGGCGCTGTCGCTCGGCCGGGCCTATCGGGACGTGTCGCTGCGGCTGCGCGCCGGCGAGGTGCTCGGCCTCTATGGCTTCATGGGCTGCGGCCAGATCGAATTGGTGCGCACGCTGTTCGGCAAGCTCGCGCCCGACAGGGGCCGGTTGCGGCTCGCAGGCCGCGATGTGCGCTTGTCGAGCACCTCGGCGGCGCGCCGCGCCGGCATCGCCTTTGTGCCGGAGAGCCGCCGCTCCATGTTGTTCCACGAGGAGCCCCTCTACAAGAACACCTCGATCAGCGCCCTCGACAAGATCTCGCGCATCTTCCTCAAGCCGGTGCGCGAACGCGAGATGGCGCAGGTCCAGATCGAGAAGCTGCAGATCCGCCCGCCGCGTGTCGATGCGCTGCTCGGCTCCTTGTCGGGCGGCAATCAGCAGAAGGTGGCGCTCGCCAAATGGCTGAGCTTCCCGCCCAAGGTGTTGATCCTGAGCGAGCCGACGCGCGGCATGGATATCGGCGCCAAGGAAGACGTGGTGAGGATCGTGCGCGGCTTGCGCGCCGACGGGCTCGGCGTCATCGTCGCCTCGACCGAGCCGGAGACGGTGCTGTCGCTCGCCGACCGCGTCATGGTCATGAGGAAGGGCGAGATCGTGCGTGAATTCGCCGATGAAGTCATCAGCAAGGACCGCCTGCTCGAAGCCGCCTGA
- a CDS encoding monosaccharide ABC transporter substrate-binding protein, CUT2 family, translated as MSEDKTVSPHSRRDFFRTAAASAGAATALMGGLGISPVLAASVGRSDKPLKAAFSNAGLQATWCAQGKQAAEYWGKLFNVEVTWFDGELDAVKQRAAIDNMASQKWDFVAIQAFGIGTLTAPVQKMIDAGIPVIDMDTLIAPLDQIKVHSFLAPDNEFMGASVTQALLTAIGGKGKVIMTQGALGHTGAQGRAKGFESVVKQYPNVEVLDTQPGDWDVSKTARLWETYLTKYPQIDAAFFHNDDMALAAYNIMKAHNRTNILIGGVDAMPPAIQAVIEGRMYATVRNPSCRIHGGAIIAGVAALGGEKTDQGVPKNIVTDGPVVTKANAAGMQWMQDHFLI; from the coding sequence ATGTCCGAGGACAAGACCGTTTCGCCGCATTCGCGGCGCGACTTCTTTCGCACCGCCGCCGCATCTGCGGGCGCCGCCACGGCGCTCATGGGAGGATTGGGGATCAGCCCTGTTTTGGCGGCGAGCGTCGGTCGTTCCGACAAGCCCCTGAAGGCTGCCTTCTCCAATGCCGGATTGCAGGCGACCTGGTGCGCCCAGGGCAAGCAGGCGGCCGAATATTGGGGCAAGCTGTTCAATGTCGAGGTGACCTGGTTCGATGGCGAGCTCGACGCCGTGAAGCAGCGCGCCGCGATCGACAACATGGCCTCGCAGAAATGGGATTTCGTCGCCATCCAGGCCTTCGGCATCGGCACCTTGACGGCCCCGGTGCAGAAGATGATCGACGCCGGCATCCCGGTCATCGACATGGACACGCTGATCGCGCCGCTCGACCAGATCAAGGTGCATTCATTCCTCGCCCCCGACAACGAGTTCATGGGCGCTTCCGTGACCCAGGCCCTGCTCACGGCCATCGGCGGCAAGGGCAAGGTGATCATGACGCAAGGCGCGCTCGGCCACACCGGGGCGCAGGGCCGCGCCAAGGGCTTCGAGTCTGTCGTCAAGCAATACCCGAATGTCGAGGTGCTCGACACGCAGCCAGGCGATTGGGACGTGTCGAAGACGGCACGGCTCTGGGAAACCTATCTCACCAAATATCCGCAGATCGATGCCGCCTTTTTCCACAATGACGACATGGCGCTCGCCGCCTACAACATCATGAAGGCGCATAACCGCACCAACATCCTGATCGGCGGCGTCGACGCCATGCCGCCCGCCATCCAGGCGGTCATCGAAGGGCGCATGTACGCGACGGTGCGCAATCCCTCCTGCCGCATCCATGGCGGCGCGATCATCGCGGGCGTCGCGGCCTTGGGTGGCGAGAAGACCGATCAGGGCGTCCCCAAGAACATCGTCACCGACGGTCCGGTGGTCACCAAGGCCAATGCCGCGGGCATGCAATGGATGCAGGACCATTTCCTGATCTAA
- a CDS encoding Invasion protein IalB, involved in pathogenesis, whose protein sequence is MVRRRSRVVACFASLAFASLALAVAIAASGVPAHAEGAVKATNGDWETRCDTPTGAKGEQCALVQNVVAEDRPNITLVVIVLKPVDKKKPLMRVVAPPFVFLPTGLGLKIDQVDVGHVPFAHCFGSGCFSEVEMDDKLINQLKTGTTATFIVFQSPDDGVGIPVSLNGFAKGFDALP, encoded by the coding sequence ATGGTGCGCCGCCGCAGCCGCGTCGTCGCATGCTTCGCAAGTCTCGCTTTCGCAAGTCTTGCTCTTGCCGTCGCCATCGCCGCCTCCGGCGTGCCGGCCCATGCCGAAGGCGCGGTCAAGGCGACCAACGGGGATTGGGAGACGCGTTGCGACACGCCGACCGGGGCCAAAGGCGAGCAATGCGCGCTGGTGCAAAATGTGGTGGCGGAGGACCGTCCGAACATCACTCTCGTGGTGATCGTGCTCAAGCCGGTCGACAAGAAGAAGCCCTTGATGCGGGTGGTGGCGCCGCCCTTCGTCTTCCTGCCCACGGGGCTCGGCCTCAAGATCGACCAGGTGGATGTCGGCCATGTGCCCTTCGCGCATTGCTTCGGCAGCGGTTGCTTCAGCGAGGTCGAGATGGACGACAAGCTGATCAACCAGCTCAAGACCGGGACGACGGCGACCTTCATCGTCTTCCAATCTCCGGATGACGGGGTGGGCATCCCGGTGTCGCTCAACGGCTTCGCCAAAGGGTTCGATGCCTTGCCCTGA